CACTGaaaatagaagaaacaaataaCAGGGGTGGAGGAGAAACtaaaggaaataaataaataaatggataataaataaaaggaaaaaggCAAGATAATGACCTAAAAGCTATGAGAAACTTCAAATCAACCATTTGATCCTTAAACACACTCTTAACCAGGGACATATAGGTCAAGAATATCACGGACTCATGAGATGTGTTAGCAAAAATAGAATGGACATAAAATGGTTGGCAAGTTTCCAGATAATTCAACTAAATGAATATTTATTCTTGTTTCTGTCAAAATTCATATTTACTAGACTCCATAGTACACATACCAGAATAGATGAAGTATACGATTAGTATCTTTTGCATACATTCCACAGTTGTCATCTATAGACAATCCAAATTTATTCACAGAAGTCAAAACCAGCAAAGATTGACAAAAGTTAAAGCATTTCGTAGTAAGACATCTAAGAGTACCAAATATCCCTTTAAGTGGTAACACAATTTCAACATAATGGGGCTTGTCTTAGGATGTCAACTATTCTTAATCACATTCACGAACCAAAATACATTTATAAAAAAAGGTATCAATAATAAATGTCATACTCTTGATATTTTTATTAACAAGAACAGTCATTGAATAAATGTTGCTTGTTACTTTTAGTCATAACATATATTGGGGCTAATTACAAATTACCCCCTGTAGTTAGCTACCTTTAGTGTCCCGGTCCCTACACTTTAAAAAGTTGTATTGAcatctctataattataaaagtgaaatatttatgtCCATTTGCCATAACGACGTTAGTTTTACCGACgaaaacacacaaaaaaaagacaaaaaggtAATTTTATTATTTGGTGGTAGACGACGGCAGATAGTGACGTCGTTGGCATCGACGCTGACATAGACACAGTTGTCTGGCCACCTCCGACGACGATAAGGTCCGCGCTAACCACGACACCACCCACCTCCATGAGGAGCGCGCCGCCGACTTCATCGCTGCTTGTCCCGTGTCGCTCTACATCTGTGTCAACGCCAATGCAGATGGTGGTGGCCATCGTGACATCAACGATGAAGATGGTGATCGCCTTGCCATTGACCTGTTGGGTGGATTGTTGGAGCTCCTACCGCTTCCTCTGCTACCGCGTCAGTTCCAACACCACCTCTTGCCAAGCGACCATTTCGCCGCTCTACATTTGTGTCGATGTTCAACGCGGATGCAAAGTGGTGCCGCTTGGCATCTACGTTGGCACCAATGCAAATGCAGCGCCCTCTCCAAGCTCGTGGAGAGGCTTCTTGTCTCCCCCGGTCGTCGTCCTGTGGCAGCTACCACCACTCGCCTCTTCAACACCGGCACTTCCGAGACTATGATGATGACAACCGCGACATTGGCCTTGAGCGACGCCCTAACTCCCCCGCTGCCGCTCACAGTCACTGCACAAACTCATTCCCCTCTCTCCAAGGTAGTAGTCATCTCATTCCGTGTTAACTTCGTTCTCCGTCTCAGACCCCTTTCGCTCTCCCTGCTATCAAGATGCTAAATCAAGGTTTTTGTGTGATTGCAAAGGTGTTCGATTTGTTCAACCAACGGCGGAGCCTGAGTCAAGTGCTCAATCAGATGGCCTGAGTTAGGTGTTGTATCGACGCCGATGTAGATATAGAGCGATGCCACTCGACAACTGCATCGGGCCGACGCATATGCAAAGCGGCGAAAGGGCCACTCAGCAAGAGGTGGTGCCAGAACTGACGCAGTAGTGAAGGGGGAGGTAGGAGCTCTGACGACCCCAAATTCAGGCCAAGGCAGGGATCCGCCCAACGGGTCAACGACGAGACGACCATCATCTTCGTCGTAGATGTCGCGGTAACCACCACCATTTGCATCGACACAGACGCAATTGCCGCTCAGCAATTGCGTCAGCGTCGACCCAAATGCAAAGTGGTGGGCGACGATAAGGTCGGCGGTGCGCTCCTTATGGAGGCGAGTGGTGTCACAATGAGAGCAGACCTTATTGTCGTTAGAGGCGATTAGGAAATTGCATCGACATCGGCGCCAGCGATACCGCCATCCACCACCACCAATGCCATCCGTCACCGAACATTAAAACGTCCTTTTTGCCCTTTACTTTCGTGTTTCCGTTGATAAAACTAACGTCGTTAGGATAAATGAacatagatattttactttcataaatatatggatgtcaatgtaactttttaaagtgtaggGATCGGGACGCTAAAGGTAACTAACTataggggtaatatgtaattagcctcatATATCGATAGCTTTAATTAAAGAGTAGCAATAAAGCCTGAAATTAGCCTTTTTCTGGTTTATTTTTAATGAGTCTTAAGTGATATTTGAATAACGAAAGAAACATAATTCACATGTCTCATCTTCACTGATCAGCAATGTTACTGACGAGAAGTGCAGAAttgttagagaaaaaaaaatcaatgtaaGTCCATTAGCATTCAAAGCAGAATGTTGCCTCACAAGGCTCTTCCACTTTGTCAAGATGGGCTTGTTGTCATATATATGGAAAAAAAAGTTATTTTTGAAGAATAAGGAGAAAGATATGGCCACACAATTACAAAGGAAAGGCCTCATCTGTCAAGAGCCAGCCAAAACTAAGACCATAGAGTAAAAAATAAGAAACTAAATGAGCTTAGACGAGCATGTGACCAAACAACCAAATCTGTATGAACACAATAAAAAATAAGCATAGTATGATAATGGCTAAAAGATGCTTATAGGTATAACTTACCACCATAATCCTTGTTCTCAGCATCAACATAAGAATCTGGCAGCACAAAGAGAACACCAGGAAGACCTGTTATCATGCAGGACAATTGTTGTGACTCACATTTACTATATATGGCATAAATGCTCTGGAAATTAACCCAAAATTTGCAAGAAATAATGTAAGCCAACTCTGAGATATAACAGGCTTTTCAACATAATATCCCCCCAATATATACATTTTCAAGCAATTAAGTACACAGAGGCCATTGTAAACACAAGAACTCTTACTTCTCGACAGACTAGAGAGTCAGCAATAGTTACATAAAGACAACAGAGGCTCCCCATGCAGGATTAACATCATgataacactaccaatgaatgtgTCATCTATGACCCTTAACATCCACTAGAGCATGTTGGCGACTCATAAGCTTCATTTACCCAAAATGTAAACTACGAACTGGTTCATTCTACAGAATAATGAAGCTGACCTTCGAGCTTGTTGGATGTTTCCTCATCGATTTCGCATCCAAACCCAAAGTAGCGCTCACAGGATACATTGTAAATCCTCCTTTTCGCTTCCTCCTCACTAGCTTAACACAAAACAAGTAAAGGACAAAAGATAAGATATCGAAAACCAAGATTAAAAAGGAACGAATGCAACAAAACAAAggaaagaaggaaattgcaattttTCGCCGTGTTGTACTGTTTCAATGGAAGTTTCATACAAGACTACGAAGGAGAAACCCCTAAACGGGAACAGCACACTAAAGAAGAAATAAGGAAAATGGGAAGAAAAGAACATATACGACGACATCTAACAGGCATCGTACCTGCCGACGACCTTCGCTAGGGTTTGGATGTAGCAATCAATCATCTGTTGCTTGGTGGCCCCCTCGCCTCCGGGCTTGTCCATAACAATGAGCCAGTGCTCATAGTCACAGCCTGGAAACAGCGGCGGCATCTCTGTCGGCGGTCGGTCGCTGAACCCGGAACCGCCACGTGACCCGGCGGTAACGGGCGAGTAGGACGAGTTGCCGGCCCGACGAACCATGCACCGGCGGGACGCACCGATGGGAACGAGGGGGGTTCCGGCGGACGCCAAGCGGAGGAAGCGTTTAGAGCGGGTGAGGGTGATGAGAGAACGTGAGCCGAGGAAGGGCGACGACACTACAGCGGCGGAGACGGCCATAGGTGGCCAAGAACGAAGCGGACGGGCACGGAACAACCTAATCTTGATGAGCTCAGAGAAGAATGATATTTACAAGGTTGTGTGGTGGTGGGGCCGTCGTTACCAAATAGGTTTTCGGATTTTTTAATTGCACTCATCCAAAAATGCTTGTGTCGTAACAACAAAAAAGAATCTTAATAAAATCAGATATTGTACAATTCTTTCCCCCTTCTTTTACTTTCTTACACACTTCTTAACAAATGATTGGTGTATACAAATCACCCACTTACAATAATACACTACTTTATTTTAATTTGTTGTGCTAAACAATTAACGCTATTTCTTTGGCATATGATCGTATCAAATggtatgtatattatgctttaagGCATTTGCAGTCATTCAGAAAGCACATATTTTTAATCCACTTAAGAAATCTTATTCATCCAAATTAGCTTTTGAGAGTATTAGGACCCATCGAGAATTCATCACAGTGAACATGTACAACATATGCTATTGCAATGTCTTCTAATACATTCTGAGATCTTGCAGAAACTATAAAAAACTAGTATTAGATGCATCTTTCTCATTCCTCACAACTATTTCAATTCTTATAAAACCATCTTGTTGTGAAAGGAATAAAGCAGATGCTCTGATCATTGACTTGTCAACATACCACTCGTAATGAAACACACAAATCACTGCTCAACTTTTCTTTGCAAGAAACTTATACTTGGTCGTAACAATTACAATAAGCTAAGATGAAGGAAAAAATCATGCTTAATTATACATATAATAATTTGGAAGGCCATATTAAATTGCATTACTAAATAAGTTCTATGGGTAATTGTAAATATCAGAAGCTCAAAGACCAAATGCAACTCTCTGCACAAAATCTGGTCTTTTTTTGCTAGGCATCCGGAATAGGCCTGCAATTTGGAGTTCGATAACAGCTCTGCAGAATCTTGCTCTGAGAAAAACCACGTTAAGGAAAAGATGGAAACCATGTTAAAAAATCACTTCACTTCCAAATAATATACAAAAGCAATGGCTTTCACATCTATTCCAAGGTGAACAacattttggaaagcagaaagtaTGATCTAAGCAGCTTTGAACTAAATTACCTACAGTGAATGAGTTTATAGAAGTATAATTTATGGAAAATATAAATGCTCTTATTCACAAAATGATGATGTGTACGAAGTGTTTGTTGCTTCTATGCAGCACTCAAAGACACCTATATCCTAATAGACGACACATCATACCAACCTGGATATGTTGCCCTGTAGGTATCAAATACGCAGACTAAAAAGTAATATTTTACTTGCCACAATATGCATTCTAAGATCATACTCCATTTTCTCAAATTAATAAAAGCATAGGATACTGAATTGAAGCTTCACTTTCTGAAGGAGAAGATTTCACTTTTTTGGACATTGGTGAATGTTGCAATGGACATTTGAGTTTATTAG
This Musa acuminata AAA Group cultivar baxijiao chromosome BXJ1-2, Cavendish_Baxijiao_AAA, whole genome shotgun sequence DNA region includes the following protein-coding sequences:
- the LOC135608424 gene encoding multiple organellar RNA editing factor 2, chloroplastic-like, producing the protein MAVSAAVVSSPFLGSRSLITLTRSKRFLRLASAGTPLVPIGASRRCMVRRAGNSSYSPVTAGSRGGSGFSDRPPTEMPPLFPGCDYEHWLIVMDKPGGEGATKQQMIDCYIQTLAKVVGSEEEAKRRIYNVSCERYFGFGCEIDEETSNKLEGLPGVLFVLPDSYVDAENKDYGAELFVNGEIVQRSPERQRRVEPVPQRAQDRPRYNDRTRYVRRRENQR